tttatacttatatttttaacaaatcatatattttatttattataaatgttTTTCaaatttatgaatatatatatatataatttttttattaatatgtaaatataagtaatataaattttaacaaatatccaaacagctaatttaaaaaaatatatatatttaagtaaaataaatttaataatatttatataaatagaccATTAAGAAAGTCTTCTGTTAACCACCTTCTAAATTCATTAGTACACATACCTTAAATTAAAAAGTTTTTCAATATAATCATTTGAATATTAAATTGATTATATTTTATCGATCAATACTCTATTATACATTATATAAACAAATATTGTCGATTAATCTATTATAAATTGAagcatataaaaatataaatttattgagGTATTTTATCAAACTTGTTgaagatgaaaataaaaaaaataaaacaataaaaaatataaatgtagtatttaaacaataacaatgtaactatttaatgaaataatcaaagtccaaaattatgaaatatttaaatttaattaaaatgactaaattttttttatttaattatttaaaattataaatcctAAACTATAGGAATCGAGATTTGAGATATGGATATAAAGCAAATcaaataaatagagataaaaaaaaacgacaaataatttaattatttaattatgtcAAAATTAAGGATACAATATGTATTATTTTGAACTTCACTCAAGGTCTTCCTGTATTGTATTACAATACACACAGTTCAAACTTCCAAGAAATTAAGAActtattaaaagaaaaagaaatatatatatatatatatatatatatatatatatatatatatatacttgacgcatatatatattaaaaaatatatatattcagATTTGGTTCATAATCGTGACCGAGCATCCAATTCCAGGGCCGGAAACATAAACTCACTATTCTCTTTTGGAGTTGAGGAAACATGTGCAAGAAGTTCTTTGTCAATCTCAAACTTAGCCATGTCTGCTTCCTTCAAGTTAATCCAGGCCTCTATGCCTTGCCCTTCTTTATTGTCTAGGAAAATAACTAGATTCTTGAAAATCAAGCGAGCTGAGGCTACCCAAACAGGCTTTCCCCATCCAAAATCAGCTTCATATACAGGAAATTTGCACAAACTTGTGAAGCTAAAAGAAACCACCTCGCCTTTAGCCACACTCTTTGACCTCTCCTTCAAGAAATTCAAGTGCCCATCGCTTGCCTTGAGCTTCTTCACATACTCCACGTTCACGTTTCTTATGGCTTCTCTTATCCGCCTCACAATTCCATAACACTCATCGTCTTTAGCTTCCATATCAGCCTCTGCTATTGCTATCCTGCATTATCGAATTAAAATTTAACAGATAATTGAACATAATGGAATTAAAATATTtggttcaattattttttttttttttcattttttttagttATAATCAAATATTGCACATTCCTACCTGCAAATGTTCCCAAAGTGCAGTTCTGAGAGGGGAGGTTCCATTCTTGGCCGCAGATTCACCGCATGAAGCATCATATGGAGTTTATTATCCTTTTCTTTTGTATGAGTGGCTGCCATGAACCGGCTCCATATGAAATTGGCCAAGGCCTCCACCCGTGAAGGGCTGATGCCGTTTTCAGTATATTTAGCCCTGAGAGCTGCTAGGGTCGTAAGATCGAACACAAACCTCTTTGTGACAATATTATCCTTCATAATCGCCATCCTGGGCTCAAACCCTGATACGTTCTTGGGTGGAAAAAGAGTGGCAGAGCCAAAGGGAGGGATCTTTATATCAGTTATTCCACGAGCAATAGCAGCCCAGCTGTTGAGGAATATAAATTGTGATAAGGCATCACCAAGCTTATGTGACATAGAGAATGAAATGGCTAATCCACCACACCTGAAGAAAGTAATCTGGAAAAAAGCAGCTAAATCTTTGGCTTCATCAGGTTGAAGAGGAAGGAACTTGTTGTTGTCGCTTGGATTacggttttgaagaatttctgaGAGTTGGCAATTTGCTTGTGCTTCCACGAAGAGGGCACCTTCATCGTTGCAATCAATATAGGAGTTGCCCTTAACACGTCCGGCGAGAGGGTAGAAAATGGTTAAAGCCTCCGATAAGGATTTCTTTGCTTGGTTGCATCTTGCTAAGTTGTTCTTGGTGGTTTCATTTTTAGTGTAGAAAAGGACAAAAGGCATAGCAACTGGGACTTGGATTTGATCAAGAAAGGAAAGTTGGAGATGGCGAAGGTGGTTAGGTGTAGGAGACGATGGTTTGATTAGTTCTCTTGAGATCAGCTTTACTTCAATCTCCATTTCTCTGGAGTTAAACAAGAAGATCAGAAGCTGCTCCTACGAAGCAGTTATAGGCATACAAAGGATAATACATTTATAGGGCAGATAGTCAATGAGCTCATTGTCTGTATGCAAttagtctttttcctttttttttttttttgtttgactCTCGCCCTTGTTTAAATTAGAGACTTCGTAATGGGAGCCAATATATATTTTaagattaaattttttatttttttatttaaactcaaaaattaaaaaaat
This sequence is a window from Hevea brasiliensis isolate MT/VB/25A 57/8 chromosome 10, ASM3005281v1, whole genome shotgun sequence. Protein-coding genes within it:
- the LOC110660131 gene encoding stemmadenine O-acetyltransferase-like isoform X2 — translated: MEIEVKLISRELIKPSSPTPNHLRHLQLSFLDQIQVPVAMPFVLFYTKNETTKNNLARCNQAKKSLSEALTIFYPLAGRVKGNSYIDCNDEGALFVEAQANCQLSEILQNRNPSDNNKFLPLQPDEAKDLAAFFQITFFSWAAIARGITDIKIPPFGSATLFPPKNVSGFEPRMAIMKDNIVTKRFVFDLTTLAALRAKYTENGISPSRVEALANFIWSRFMAATHTKEKDNKLHMMLHAVNLRPRMEPPLSELHFGNICRIAIAEADMEAKDDECYGIVRRIREAIRNVNVEYVKKLKASDGHLNFLKERSKSVAKGEVVSFSFTSLCKFPVYEADFGWGKPVWVASARLIFKNLVIFLDNKEGQGIEAWINLKEADMAKFEIDKELLAHVSSTPKENSEFMFPALELDARSRL
- the LOC110660131 gene encoding stemmadenine O-acetyltransferase-like isoform X1, yielding MEIEVKLISRELIKPSSPTPNHLRHLQLSFLDQIQVPVAMPFVLFYTKNETTKNNLARCNQAKKSLSEALTIFYPLAGRVKGNSYIDCNDEGALFVEAQANCQLSEILQNRNPSDNNKFLPLQPDEAKDLAAFFQITFFRCGGLAISFSMSHKLGDALSQFIFLNSWAAIARGITDIKIPPFGSATLFPPKNVSGFEPRMAIMKDNIVTKRFVFDLTTLAALRAKYTENGISPSRVEALANFIWSRFMAATHTKEKDNKLHMMLHAVNLRPRMEPPLSELHFGNICRIAIAEADMEAKDDECYGIVRRIREAIRNVNVEYVKKLKASDGHLNFLKERSKSVAKGEVVSFSFTSLCKFPVYEADFGWGKPVWVASARLIFKNLVIFLDNKEGQGIEAWINLKEADMAKFEIDKELLAHVSSTPKENSEFMFPALELDARSRL